The proteins below are encoded in one region of Streptomyces marianii:
- a CDS encoding type II toxin-antitoxin system RelE/ParE family toxin, with protein MDGGRYSIEIEPEVRLWLESIPAHHYKQAERVADLLAEQPTTLDEPHSRHLGGKLRELRFRLGDAHQRITYWLAPGRRVVLLTVFRKTKMREQAEVDRAHAAQRWCEAEHEAAAEHDLYSRNLKESR; from the coding sequence ATGGACGGCGGGCGCTACTCGATCGAGATCGAGCCGGAGGTACGGCTGTGGCTGGAGAGCATTCCCGCCCATCACTACAAGCAGGCCGAACGCGTCGCCGACCTGCTCGCCGAGCAGCCCACCACGCTCGACGAACCGCACTCCCGCCACCTGGGCGGCAAGCTCCGCGAGCTGCGCTTCCGCCTCGGCGATGCTCATCAGCGGATCACCTACTGGCTGGCGCCCGGCCGACGCGTCGTGCTGCTCACCGTGTTCCGCAAGACCAAGATGCGTGAGCAGGCCGAAGTGGACCGCGCCCACGCCGCACAGCGATGGTGCGAGGCAGAGCATGAAGCCGCCGCCGAGCACGACCTCTACAGCCGCAACCTCAAGGAGAGCCGATGA
- a CDS encoding toxin C-terminal domain-containing protein: MLAGATPVLVHNSNCDLPEGYTSSPALKGDPYHPDSVAERSRQNRELYAGTVADRAGALGYRTRIPAQKAPFNSHGQVVFSNGKNYITPDVDGHNVTDGWKMFNRRGQRIGTYDPDLNYLKE; encoded by the coding sequence GTGCTGGCGGGCGCCACGCCGGTACTCGTTCACAACAGCAACTGTGACCTTCCGGAGGGATATACCTCTTCCCCTGCACTCAAGGGCGACCCCTACCACCCGGACTCGGTGGCTGAGCGCAGTCGGCAGAATCGAGAGCTGTATGCCGGGACCGTGGCCGATAGGGCAGGTGCACTCGGGTACAGAACAAGAATTCCCGCGCAGAAGGCGCCGTTCAATTCCCATGGCCAGGTCGTCTTCTCCAACGGGAAGAACTACATCACGCCTGATGTCGATGGCCATAACGTGACGGACGGCTGGAAGATGTTCAACCGCAGAGGGCAACGGATCGGAACCTATGACCCAGATCTCAACTACCTCAAGGAATAG
- a CDS encoding helix-turn-helix domain-containing protein, with amino-acid sequence MNHSEWRTRRHRQLLGEHLDADPEYDRVYEEAGLAMTLGKAVYDRRKQLGLSEADLAERMHVDVDDIEGIETATELPPIAVIMRLARALDLTVDVHLAGGDEPTVTIVAPAA; translated from the coding sequence ATGAACCACAGCGAATGGAGGACCCGTCGCCACCGCCAGCTGCTGGGCGAGCACCTGGACGCTGACCCCGAGTACGACCGGGTCTACGAAGAGGCCGGTCTCGCCATGACGTTGGGCAAGGCCGTCTACGACCGGCGTAAGCAGCTGGGTCTGAGCGAGGCCGACCTCGCCGAGCGCATGCACGTCGATGTCGATGACATCGAAGGCATCGAGACGGCCACCGAGCTGCCGCCCATCGCGGTCATCATGCGCCTGGCCCGCGCGCTGGACCTCACGGTGGACGTGCACCTCGCTGGCGGAGACGAGCCCACCGTCACCATCGTCGCCCCAGCGGCCTGA